One window of Bos indicus isolate NIAB-ARS_2022 breed Sahiwal x Tharparkar chromosome 18, NIAB-ARS_B.indTharparkar_mat_pri_1.0, whole genome shotgun sequence genomic DNA carries:
- the LOC109571840 gene encoding LOW QUALITY PROTEIN: cationic amino acid transporter 3-like (The sequence of the model RefSeq protein was modified relative to this genomic sequence to represent the inferred CDS: inserted 2 bases in 1 codon; substituted 1 base at 1 genomic stop codon) — MLLQFIHQFGQKLTRKQLLEPIDESERPVAHLNILSLVIVGVGRMLIAGMYILAGAVAKFIAGPATIISFLVAAMFSILSGLCYTEFGAWVXRSGSTYFYSYVMMGQVYAFIIGWNSILLLVTGSASLARASSYIFDSLIGNHISQSLQESFSLQLPYSLATYADFFALGLVLLMTGLRLLGARESILVIRISIGINILVLIFITITGFVKGDLHNWKLTEQDYKLNTSGSRDIYGLGGLGPLGSGGFAPFGFEGILQGTATCFYYFFGVDVLATKGAEAINPHRSIPWSILVTIFICILAYSSVSAALTLMVPYYLIQPHNPFPQAILHSLWLPATYITSIGTLCALIFRLHSAVFRMPLLIYKMAEDGLLFRVLTRIHVRTGIHVLAMMSAANLAGLMALLFKYTDLVDLMSVGTLLIYSLVAFSILVLRYQPDQNLSKNENTEEEIEMPVPDEHPLDSEPEARNSNILKSLWFPISTIPTRKSGQIVYGCASLLVLLMIILSLILVQWSSQGFSGDSKYTPVAVLLLLLIIGVMVIIWRQPQNPIPLYFKVPALPVLPLVSIFVNIYLMMQITSGTWAIFGIWNVVGFLIYFGYGIRHSLEENDEQXPPASTSQTLDKNTLTADSS; from the exons ATGTTGCTTCAGTTCATTCACCAATTTGGTCAGAAGCTCACCCGCAAGCAGCTACTGGAACCCATAGATGAGTCTGAGAGACCCGTGGCTCATCTGAACATCCTAAGCCTGGTGATCGTGGGTGTGGGCAGGATGTTGATAGCTGGCATGTACATTCTGGCTGGTGCAGTGGCCAAGTTCATAGCTGGACCAGCAACCATCATCTCGTTCTTGGTGGCTGCCATGTTTTCTATATTATCTGGGCTCTGCTATACTGAATTTGGGGCCTGGGT ACGCTCTGGTTCTACGTATTTCTACAGCTATGTCATGATGGGTCAAGTCTATGCCTTCATCATTGGTTGGAACTCCATACTTCTCTTAGTTACGG GCAGTGCCAGCTTGGCCAGGGCCTCGAGTTACATCTTTGACAGCCTGATTGGGAATCACATCTCTCAGTCATTACAGGAAAGTTTCTCTCTGCAGCTGCCTTACTCCCTGGCCACATATGCAGACTTTTTTGCCCTGGGCCTGGTACTGCTGATGACAG GACTACGGCTTCTGGGAGCTCGTGAGTCAATCCTGGTTATCAGAATATCCATAGGAATAAACATTTTGGTTCTCATTTTCATTACCATCACTGGCTTCGTTAAGGGAGATCTGCATAACTGGAAGCTCACAGAACAGGACTACAAACTGAACACATCTGGATCCAGAGACATCTATGGCTTAGGAGG CTTGGGCCCTTTGGGTTCTGGAGGGTTTGCACCTTTCGGCTTtgaagggattctccagggaacagCTACATGTTTCTACTATTTTTTTGGTGTTGATGTTCTTGCCACTAAAG gGGCAGAAGCTATAAATCCTCATCGTTCAATCCCCTGGAGCATCTTGGTCACCATCTTCATCTGCATTTTGGCCTACTCCAGTGTCTCAGCGGCACTCACCCTCATGGTGCCCTACTACCTGATTCAGCCTCACAACCCATTCCCACAAGCCATTCTCCATAGTTTGTGGCTCCCTGCCACATACATCACGTCTATTGGTACCCTCTGTGCTCTTATATTCAG ACTCCATAGTGCCGTGTTCAGAATGCCTCTTTTGATCTACAAAATGGCAGAGGATGGGCTCCTTTTCCGGGTACTTACCCGGATCCATGTCCGCACAGgcatccatgtcctggccatGATGTCTGCTGCAAATCTTGcag GGCTCATGGCGTTACTCTTCAAGTACACAGATCTTGTGGATCTCATGTCAGTCGGGACCCTGCTCATTTACTCCCTGGTGGCATTTTCTATTCTTGTCCTCAG GTACCAGCCAGACCAGAATTTAAGCAAGAATGAgaacacagaggaggaaattgagaTGCCTGTCCCTGATGAACATCCGTTGGACTCTGAACCTGAAGCAAGAAACTCAAACATTCTAAAGAGTCTGTGGTTCCCTATCAGCACCATCCCCACTAGGAAATCTGGCCAGATTGTCTACGGATGTGCTTCACTACTCG TTCTCCTGATGATAATATTGAGCCTGATCCTGGTCCAGTGGTCCAGTCAGGGGTTTTCTGGAGACTCCAAGTACACACCagtggctgtgctgctgctgctgctcatcaTTGGAGTCATGGTCATCATCTGGAGGCAGCCCCAGAACCCCATTCCTCTTTATTTTAAG GTCCCTGCTCTGCCTGTCCTTCCACTGGTGAGCATCTTTGTGAACATTTACTTGATGATGCAGATAACTTCTGGGACCTGGGCCATATTTGGCATCTGGAATGTGGTTG GATTTCTCATATACTTTGGATATGGGATCCGACACAGCTTAGAGGAGAACGATGAGCAATAACCACCAGCATCCACCTCCCAGACTCTTGACAAAAACACCCTTACGGCTGACTCATCTTAA